In Citrobacter sp. RHB25-C09, the following proteins share a genomic window:
- the wcaF gene encoding colanic acid biosynthesis acetyltransferase WcaF — MQDLSGFSVPRGFRGGSAIKVQLWWAVQATLFAWSPQVLYRWRAFLLRLFGAKIGKNVVIRPSVKITYPWKLTLGDYAWVGDDVNLYTLGDITIGAHSVVSQKSYLCTGSHDHGSEYFDINASPIVIGEKCWLATDVFVAPGVTIGDATVVGARSSVFKSLPANMICRGNPAVVIRPRARTE; from the coding sequence ATGCAAGATTTAAGCGGCTTTTCTGTGCCGAGGGGCTTTCGCGGCGGTAGTGCAATAAAAGTGCAATTATGGTGGGCGGTACAAGCCACATTATTTGCCTGGTCGCCACAGGTGCTGTATCGCTGGCGAGCTTTTTTACTGCGCTTATTTGGCGCAAAAATAGGAAAAAACGTAGTCATTCGTCCATCGGTAAAAATAACGTATCCGTGGAAATTAACCTTAGGCGATTACGCCTGGGTTGGCGATGACGTGAATTTATATACGCTTGGCGATATTACGATTGGTGCTCATTCAGTGGTATCGCAGAAAAGTTATTTATGTACCGGCAGTCACGATCATGGCAGTGAGTATTTCGATATTAATGCCTCACCGATTGTGATTGGCGAGAAGTGCTGGCTGGCAACGGACGTTTTTGTTGCGCCAGGGGTCACGATCGGTGATGCCACCGTGGTTGGTGCCCGCAGCAGCGTTTTTAAATCGCTTCCGGCAAACATGATTTGCCGTGGCAATCCCGCGGTGGTGATACGCCCACGCGCTCGAACTGAATAA
- a CDS encoding GDP-mannose mannosyl hydrolase has protein sequence MFLRQEDFATVVRSTPLISIDLIVENAQGEFLLGKRLNRPAQGYWFVPGGRVQKDEPLEAAFARLTEAELGLRLPLSAGQFYGVWQHFYDDNFSGADFSTHYIVLGYRLRVQESDLALPDAQHDAYRWLTPEALLASDNVHDNSRAYFLSQSQVEG, from the coding sequence ATGTTTTTACGTCAGGAAGATTTTGCCACCGTCGTGCGCTCCACACCGCTGATCTCCATCGATCTGATCGTGGAAAACGCGCAGGGGGAATTTCTGCTGGGTAAACGCCTGAACCGTCCGGCGCAGGGATACTGGTTCGTACCCGGTGGGCGGGTGCAAAAAGATGAGCCGCTTGAGGCGGCCTTTGCGCGCCTGACCGAAGCCGAACTGGGGCTGCGTTTGCCGCTGTCGGCAGGGCAGTTCTATGGTGTCTGGCAGCACTTCTATGACGACAACTTTTCCGGCGCGGATTTTTCCACCCATTACATCGTCCTCGGTTATCGTCTGCGGGTGCAGGAAAGTGACCTGGCGCTGCCGGATGCCCAGCATGACGCCTACCGCTGGTTAACGCCAGAGGCGCTGCTGGCAAGCGACAATGTGCATGACAACAGTCGTGCCTATTTTCTGTCGCAGAGTCAGGTTGAAGGATGA
- the wcaD gene encoding colanic acid polymerase WcaD, producing the protein MSRSIRICSYLLLPLIYLLVNVKIAQLGESFPITIVTFLPLLLLLFVERISVKKLLIALGVGAGLTAFNYLFGQSLDASKYVTSTMLFVYLVIIIGMVWSIRFKTISPHNYRKILRFFYLVVAVVVLLAALEMAQIILTGGSSLMEAISKYLIYSNSYVLNFIKFGGKRTTALYFEPAFFALALISIWLSIKQFGIKTPKTDAMILAGIILSGSFSGVMTFILFYLLEWAFQYLNKDAIKKKLPLAIISLAVFLLGVIFAFPYISTRLGDLGTEGSSSYYRIVGPLVMVGYSLTNIDGVVRFGSLYEYVASFGIFNGADVGKTIDNGLYLLIIYFSWFAVAMSVWYLWKVLKMALNAFGDNQNFRVQLYLFTPVSLFFTGSIFSPEYAFLIVCPFILRKALNITR; encoded by the coding sequence ATGTCTCGTTCTATCAGAATCTGTAGCTATCTGCTGCTACCGCTGATCTACCTGTTGGTTAACGTCAAAATCGCGCAGCTGGGCGAAAGTTTTCCCATCACCATTGTGACTTTTTTGCCTCTGCTGTTGTTGCTGTTTGTTGAACGCATCAGCGTCAAAAAACTGCTGATCGCCCTGGGCGTTGGCGCCGGGTTGACGGCGTTTAACTATCTGTTTGGCCAGTCGCTGGATGCCAGTAAGTATGTCACGTCGACGATGCTGTTTGTCTATCTGGTGATCATCATCGGCATGGTCTGGAGTATCCGCTTCAAAACCATATCGCCGCATAACTATCGCAAGATCCTACGTTTCTTCTATCTGGTGGTGGCGGTGGTGGTGCTGCTGGCCGCGCTTGAAATGGCGCAAATTATCCTGACTGGCGGCAGCAGCCTGATGGAAGCAATTTCGAAATATCTCATTTACAGTAACAGCTATGTACTGAACTTTATTAAGTTCGGCGGCAAGCGAACGACGGCGCTTTATTTTGAACCGGCATTTTTTGCTCTGGCGTTAATCTCAATTTGGCTCAGCATCAAACAGTTTGGTATCAAAACGCCTAAAACCGATGCTATGATTCTGGCAGGGATTATATTATCTGGGTCGTTTTCAGGGGTAATGACATTTATCTTGTTTTACCTGTTGGAGTGGGCGTTCCAGTATCTGAATAAAGATGCAATTAAGAAAAAGCTCCCCCTGGCGATAATCTCATTGGCAGTGTTTTTGTTGGGGGTAATATTCGCGTTTCCTTATATCTCTACCCGTCTGGGAGATTTAGGAACGGAAGGCTCATCTTCTTATTATCGCATTGTCGGTCCGTTAGTGATGGTGGGTTATTCTTTGACTAACATTGATGGTGTCGTCAGATTTGGCTCACTTTACGAATATGTTGCATCATTCGGAATCTTTAACGGTGCGGACGTCGGTAAAACAATAGACAATGGTTTGTATCTACTGATTATTTATTTTTCCTGGTTCGCAGTGGCAATGTCGGTGTGGTATCTGTGGAAAGTCTTAAAAATGGCGTTGAACGCATTTGGTGATAATCAGAACTTCCGGGTGCAACTTTATCTTTTTACGCCGGTGTCACTGTTTTTTACCGGTTCAATATTTAGCCCGGAGTATGCGTTTTTAATTGTTTGTCCGTTTATATTGCGCAAAGCGCTGAATATCACGAGGTAA
- the wcaB gene encoding colanic acid biosynthesis acetyltransferase WcaB — MLEDIRANSWSLRPCCMVLAYRVAHFCSVWRKKNVLNNLWAAPVLVLYRLITECLFGYEIQAAATIGRRFTIHHGYAVVINKNVVAGDDFTIRHGVTLGNRGADSLACPQFGNGVELGANVIVLGDITIGNNVTIGAGSVVLDSVPDNALVVGEKARVKVIK; from the coding sequence ATGCTGGAAGATATCCGCGCCAACAGTTGGAGTCTGCGTCCGTGCTGCATGGTGCTGGCCTATCGCGTGGCCCATTTTTGTTCTGTGTGGCGCAAAAAAAATGTCCTGAATAACCTCTGGGCCGCACCGGTGTTGGTGTTGTATCGCCTGATTACTGAATGCCTGTTCGGGTATGAAATTCAGGCTGCAGCGACCATTGGCCGTCGCTTCACCATTCACCATGGCTACGCGGTCGTCATCAATAAAAACGTTGTCGCGGGCGATGATTTTACGATTCGCCACGGCGTCACCCTCGGTAACCGTGGGGCCGACAGTCTGGCCTGTCCACAGTTCGGCAACGGCGTGGAGTTAGGGGCGAACGTCATTGTGTTAGGCGATATCACGATTGGTAACAACGTGACCATCGGTGCGGGCAGCGTGGTGCTCGACAGCGTTCCTGACAACGCGCTGGTGGTGGGTGAAAAAGCCCGGGTTAAGGTAATCAAATGA
- the gmd gene encoding GDP-mannose 4,6-dehydratase translates to MSKVALITGVTGQDGSYLAELLLEKGYEVHGIKRRASSFNTERVDHIYQDPHTSNPKFHLHYGDLTDSSNLTRILQEVQPDEVYNLGAMSHVAVSFESPEYTADVDAMGTLRLLEAIRFLGLEKKTRFYQASTSELYGLVQEIPQKETTPFYPRSPYAVAKLYAYWITVNYRESYGIYACNGILFNHESPRRGETFVTRKITRAIANIAQGLESCLYLGNMDSLRDWGHAKDYVKMQWMMLQQDQPEDFVIATGVQYSVRQFVEMAAAQLGIKLRFEGEGVNEKGIVVSVTGHDAPGVKPGDVMVAVDPRYFRPAEVETLLGDPSKAHEKLGWKPEITLQEMVSEMVAHDLEAAKKHSLLKSHGYEVAIALES, encoded by the coding sequence ATGTCAAAAGTCGCTCTCATTACTGGTGTTACCGGGCAGGACGGATCTTATCTGGCAGAATTGCTGCTGGAAAAAGGGTACGAAGTACACGGCATCAAGCGTCGTGCGTCGTCTTTTAACACCGAACGTGTCGATCACATTTACCAGGATCCGCACACGAGCAACCCGAAATTCCATCTGCACTACGGTGACCTGACGGACTCCTCCAACCTGACGCGTATTTTGCAGGAAGTACAGCCGGATGAAGTCTACAACCTGGGCGCAATGAGCCACGTCGCCGTCTCTTTCGAGTCGCCGGAATACACTGCCGATGTCGATGCAATGGGGACCCTGCGTTTGCTCGAGGCCATTCGCTTTCTCGGTCTGGAGAAGAAAACGCGTTTCTATCAGGCGTCCACCTCTGAACTGTATGGCCTGGTGCAGGAGATCCCGCAGAAAGAAACCACGCCGTTCTACCCACGTTCCCCGTATGCCGTCGCGAAACTGTACGCCTACTGGATCACCGTCAACTACCGCGAATCCTACGGTATCTACGCCTGTAACGGCATTCTGTTCAACCATGAATCCCCACGTCGTGGCGAAACTTTCGTCACCCGTAAAATCACCCGTGCGATCGCCAATATCGCTCAGGGGCTGGAGTCCTGCCTTTATCTCGGCAACATGGATTCCCTGCGTGACTGGGGCCATGCGAAAGACTACGTCAAAATGCAGTGGATGATGCTGCAGCAGGATCAGCCGGAAGATTTCGTTATCGCGACCGGCGTGCAGTACTCCGTGCGTCAGTTCGTTGAAATGGCCGCGGCTCAGCTAGGCATCAAGCTGCGCTTTGAAGGTGAAGGCGTGAATGAGAAGGGCATCGTGGTTTCCGTTACCGGTCACGACGCGCCAGGCGTGAAGCCGGGTGATGTGATGGTTGCCGTTGACCCGCGTTATTTCCGTCCGGCGGAAGTTGAAACCCTGCTGGGCGACCCGAGCAAGGCGCATGAGAAGCTGGGCTGGAAGCCAGAAATTACCTTGCAGGAGATGGTGTCGGAAATGGTCGCTCACGATCTGGAAGCGGCGAAAAAACACTCTCTGCTGAAGTCTCACGGCTACGAGGTTGCCATCGCGCTGGAGTCCTGA
- the wcaA gene encoding colanic acid biosynthesis glycosyltransferase WcaA: protein MKQDNPLISIYMPTWNRQQLAIRAIKSVLRQDYTHWEMIIVDDCSSAYEQLQQFVEGLNDPRVRYTHNDVNSGACAVRNQAILQAKGEFITGIDDDDEWTPNRLSVFLAHRQQLVTHAFLYADDYVCEGEVYSQPASLPLYPKSPYSRRLFYKRNIIGNQVFTWAWRFKESLFDTELKAAQDYDIFLRMVVEYGEPWKVEEATQILHINHGEMQITSSPKKFSGYFHFYRKHKDKFDRASKKYQLFTLYQIRNKRMTWRTLLTLLSVRNGKRLADGLRGR, encoded by the coding sequence ATGAAACAAGACAACCCATTAATCTCCATTTATATGCCCACCTGGAACCGGCAGCAGCTTGCGATACGGGCTATAAAATCGGTACTGCGTCAGGACTATACCCACTGGGAAATGATCATCGTTGATGACTGCTCCAGTGCGTATGAACAGCTACAGCAGTTCGTTGAAGGATTAAACGATCCGCGCGTACGTTATACCCATAACGATGTGAATTCCGGTGCCTGTGCGGTGCGTAACCAGGCGATTTTACAAGCAAAAGGGGAGTTCATCACCGGCATCGACGATGATGATGAATGGACGCCGAACCGCCTGAGCGTATTTCTGGCGCACCGGCAGCAACTGGTCACCCATGCGTTTCTGTATGCCGATGACTATGTATGCGAAGGTGAAGTCTATTCGCAGCCTGCGAGCCTGCCGCTGTATCCTAAATCGCCGTATTCCCGTCGCCTGTTTTACAAGCGCAATATCATTGGCAATCAGGTGTTTACCTGGGCGTGGCGCTTTAAAGAGAGCCTGTTTGATACCGAACTGAAAGCCGCACAGGATTACGATATCTTCCTGCGCATGGTCGTGGAATACGGTGAGCCGTGGAAAGTGGAAGAAGCCACGCAGATCCTGCATATCAACCACGGCGAGATGCAAATTACCTCCTCGCCGAAGAAGTTCTCCGGTTATTTCCATTTTTATCGCAAGCACAAAGACAAGTTTGACCGCGCCAGTAAGAAGTACCAGCTGTTTACCCTTTATCAGATCCGCAATAAGCGGATGACATGGCGCACCTTACTCACACTGCTCTCTGTGAGAAACGGCAAACGCCTGGCTGACGGACTGCGAGGGCGTTAA
- the fcl gene encoding GDP-L-fucose synthase translates to MSKQRIFIAGHRGMVGSAIKRLLEQRGDVELVLRTRDELNLLDSQAVNDFFAAERIDQVYLAAAKVGGIVANNTYPADFIYENMMMESNIIHAAHTHNVNKLLFLGSSCIYPKLAKQPMAESELLQGTLEPTNEPYAIAKIAGIKLCESYNRQYGRDYRSVMPTNLYGPHDNFHPSNSHVIPALLRRFHEATAENAPDVVVWGSGTPMREFLHVDDMAAASIHVMELDREVWQENTQPMLSHINVGTGVDCTIRELAQTIAKVTGYKGRVVFDATKPDGTPRKLLDVTRLHQLGWYHEISLEDGLASTYQWFLENQHRFRG, encoded by the coding sequence ATGAGCAAACAACGCATTTTTATTGCGGGTCATCGCGGAATGGTGGGTTCCGCGATCAAACGCCTGCTTGAGCAGCGCGGCGATGTAGAGCTGGTTTTACGCACCCGTGATGAGCTGAACCTGCTGGATAGTCAGGCGGTTAACGATTTTTTCGCCGCTGAACGTATCGATCAGGTTTACCTCGCGGCAGCGAAAGTGGGCGGCATTGTCGCCAATAACACGTATCCGGCGGATTTCATCTACGAAAACATGATGATGGAAAGCAACATCATTCATGCCGCACATACGCATAACGTGAATAAGCTGCTGTTCCTCGGATCGTCGTGCATCTATCCAAAACTGGCAAAACAGCCGATGGCGGAAAGCGAACTGTTACAGGGCACCCTGGAACCGACGAACGAGCCCTACGCCATTGCCAAGATTGCCGGGATCAAGCTGTGTGAGTCCTATAACCGTCAATATGGCCGCGACTACCGCTCGGTGATGCCAACCAACCTGTACGGTCCGCATGACAATTTCCATCCGAGCAACTCGCACGTGATCCCGGCGCTGCTGCGTCGCTTCCACGAGGCGACCGCCGAGAACGCGCCGGACGTTGTGGTGTGGGGCAGCGGTACGCCAATGCGCGAGTTCCTGCACGTGGACGACATGGCCGCCGCCAGCATTCACGTCATGGAACTGGATCGCGAAGTCTGGCAGGAGAACACCCAGCCGATGCTGTCACATATCAACGTGGGCACCGGTGTGGACTGCACCATTCGTGAACTGGCGCAGACCATCGCAAAAGTGACGGGCTACAAAGGTCGCGTGGTCTTTGACGCCACAAAACCGGACGGCACGCCGCGTAAACTGCTGGATGTCACCCGCCTGCATCAGCTTGGCTGGTATCACGAAATTTCGCTTGAAGACGGACTTGCCAGCACTTACCAGTGGTTCCTTGAGAACCAGCATCGGTTCCGGGGGTAA
- the wcaE gene encoding colanic acid biosynthesis glycosyltransferase WcaE yields the protein MLLSIITVAFRNLDGIVKTHASLAHLAKANDISFEWIVVDGGSGDGTQEFLENLNGQYHLRFVSEPDKGIYDAMNKGIEMAQGKFALFLNSGDVFHADAAQFVRQLQTQKENSMITGDALLDFGNGHKIKRSAKPGWYIYHSLPASHQAIFFPVAGLKKWRYDLQYKVSSDYALAARMYKAGYGFKKLNGLVSEFSMGGVSTTNNLELCEDAKKVQRQILRVPGFWAELSWRLRLRTTGKTKTLYNKA from the coding sequence ATGTTGCTCAGTATTATCACCGTCGCCTTTCGCAACCTGGACGGCATCGTCAAAACCCACGCGTCGCTGGCGCACCTGGCAAAGGCGAACGATATCAGCTTCGAGTGGATTGTGGTGGACGGCGGTTCCGGTGACGGGACACAAGAGTTTCTCGAAAACCTCAATGGACAGTACCACTTACGCTTTGTCAGCGAACCCGATAAGGGTATTTACGACGCGATGAATAAAGGTATTGAGATGGCGCAGGGAAAATTCGCGCTGTTTCTCAATTCCGGTGATGTTTTTCATGCAGATGCGGCACAATTTGTTCGCCAGTTACAAACCCAAAAAGAGAACAGCATGATTACCGGCGACGCGTTACTCGATTTTGGCAATGGCCATAAAATCAAGCGCAGCGCAAAGCCGGGTTGGTATATTTATCACAGCCTTCCTGCCAGTCATCAGGCGATATTCTTCCCGGTTGCCGGACTGAAAAAATGGCGCTATGACCTGCAATATAAAGTCTCCTCCGATTACGCACTGGCAGCCCGAATGTACAAAGCAGGCTACGGTTTCAAAAAACTGAATGGTCTGGTATCTGAATTTTCCATGGGTGGCGTATCGACTACGAATAATCTGGAATTGTGCGAAGACGCCAAAAAAGTCCAGCGCCAGATATTACGCGTGCCTGGATTTTGGGCGGAATTATCCTGGCGTTTACGCCTGCGCACCACGGGTAAAACCAAAACCTTATATAACAAAGCTTAA
- the wcaC gene encoding colanic acid biosynthesis glycosyltransferase WcaC yields MNILQFNVRLAEGGAAGVALDLHQRALEKGLTSRFVYGYGKGGKKSVSHDRYPHVIKQTPRLTSVANIALFRLFNRDLFGNLNNLYRTVTRTSGPLVLHFHVLHSYWLNFAEVVAFCEKVKNHKPDVTLVWTLHDHWSVTGRCAFTDGCEGWKTGCQKCPTLNNYPPVKTDRAHRLVEGKRELFRQMLALGCQFISPSQHVADAFNSLYGAGRCRIINNGIDVATEAILAELSPVSETSGKPKIAIVAHDLRYDGKTNQKLVREMMALGDRIELHTFGKFSPFEGANVINHGFETDKRTLMSALNQMDALVFSSRVDNYPLILCEALSIGVPVIATHSDAAQEVLHKSGGKTFAENDVLQLVQLSKADIAQAVFGTSLDDFRARSHAAYSGQQMLEEYVSFYQNL; encoded by the coding sequence ATGAATATTCTGCAATTTAACGTGCGGCTGGCAGAAGGCGGTGCGGCTGGAGTGGCATTAGATCTCCATCAGCGCGCGCTGGAAAAAGGGCTGACCTCGCGTTTTGTCTATGGCTACGGCAAGGGCGGCAAGAAAAGCGTTAGCCACGATCGTTATCCACATGTCATTAAACAGACGCCGCGCCTGACATCCGTGGCTAACATCGCGCTATTTCGTCTGTTTAACCGCGATCTGTTTGGCAACCTCAATAATCTCTACCGCACCGTCACCCGCACGTCGGGTCCGCTGGTGCTGCATTTTCACGTTCTGCACAGTTACTGGCTGAATTTTGCCGAGGTGGTGGCTTTTTGCGAAAAGGTAAAAAACCACAAGCCGGACGTCACGCTGGTCTGGACGCTGCATGACCACTGGAGCGTCACCGGGCGTTGCGCCTTTACCGATGGCTGTGAGGGCTGGAAGACCGGCTGTCAGAAATGCCCGACGCTCAATAACTATCCGCCGGTAAAAACAGATCGTGCACATCGACTGGTGGAGGGTAAGCGTGAGCTGTTTCGCCAGATGTTAGCGCTGGGCTGCCAGTTTATCTCACCGAGTCAACATGTCGCTGACGCGTTCAACAGCCTGTATGGGGCAGGGCGTTGCCGCATTATCAACAACGGCATTGATGTCGCGACCGAGGCGATCCTTGCCGAACTATCACCGGTCAGTGAGACGTCCGGTAAACCGAAAATTGCCATTGTTGCCCACGACCTGCGCTACGACGGAAAAACCAACCAGAAACTGGTTCGCGAGATGATGGCGCTCGGCGACAGGATTGAACTGCATACCTTCGGTAAATTCTCGCCGTTTGAGGGGGCGAACGTCATCAACCACGGATTTGAAACGGATAAACGCACGCTGATGAGCGCGCTGAATCAGATGGATGCACTGGTGTTTAGCTCCCGTGTGGACAACTACCCACTGATTCTTTGTGAAGCGCTGTCTATTGGCGTACCGGTTATTGCCACGCATAGTGATGCCGCGCAAGAGGTGTTGCACAAATCCGGCGGGAAGACCTTCGCTGAAAATGACGTTCTGCAACTGGTGCAGTTAAGTAAAGCCGATATCGCTCAGGCGGTATTCGGGACTTCGCTTGATGACTTTCGCGCCCGCAGCCATGCGGCCTACAGTGGACAACAGATGCTGGAGGAGTATGTCTCGTTCTATCAGAATCTGTAG
- the wzc gene encoding tyrosine-protein kinase Wzc: MTEKVKQSAAPVTGNDEIDIGRLVGTVIEARWWVLGITSIFALCAVIYTIFATPIYSADALVQIEQNTGNSLVQEIGTALSNKPPASEAEIQLIQSRLVLGKTVDDLDLDISVTKNTFPLFGAGWERLMGRQNETVKVTTFNLPKGMNEQTFTLNVLSDKTYELVSDGGFSARGQIGQTLSKDGVTMVVSEIRARPDTEFTVTKYSTLGMINNLQSNLTVSENGKETGVLSLNFTGEDREKIRDILDSITRNYLEQNIARKSEEAAKSLAFLAKQLPEVRKNLDVAENKLNAFRQDKDSVDLPLEAKAVLDSMVNIDAQLNELTFKEAEISKLYTKVHPAYRTLLEKRKALEDEKAKLNGRVTAMPKTQQEIVRLTRDVESGQQVYMQLLNKQQELKITEASTVGDVRIVDPAIAQPGVLKPKKALIILGSIILGLMLSIVGVLLRSLFNRGIESPQVLEEHGISVYASIPLSEWQKARDSVKTIKGVKRYKQSQLLAVGNPTDLAIEAVRSLRTSLHFAMMQAQNNVLMLTGVSPSIGKTFVCANLAAVISQTNKRVLLIDCDMRKGYTHELLGTNNVNGLSEILVGKGEIASCAKPTSIPNFDLVPRGQVPPNPSELLMGERFGELLRWASSHYDLVLIDTPPILAVTDAAIVGRHAGTTLMVARYAVNTLKEVETSLSRFEQNGIQVKGVILNSIFRRATGYQDYGYYEYEYKSDSK, translated from the coding sequence ATGACAGAAAAAGTAAAACAGTCTGCCGCTCCGGTAACGGGCAATGATGAAATCGATATCGGGCGCCTGGTCGGCACAGTTATCGAGGCGCGCTGGTGGGTGCTGGGCATTACCAGCATCTTCGCCCTGTGCGCGGTGATTTACACGATCTTTGCCACGCCGATTTACAGCGCGGATGCGCTGGTACAAATCGAGCAAAACACCGGTAATTCGCTGGTGCAGGAAATTGGCACGGCGCTTTCTAATAAACCGCCCGCTTCGGAAGCGGAAATTCAGCTGATCCAGTCCCGTCTTGTATTAGGCAAAACGGTGGATGACTTAGATCTGGATATTTCAGTCACTAAGAATACCTTCCCGCTGTTTGGTGCTGGCTGGGAACGGCTGATGGGGCGGCAGAATGAGACGGTGAAAGTGACGACTTTCAACCTGCCGAAAGGGATGAACGAGCAGACCTTCACCCTGAACGTACTCAGCGATAAAACCTATGAACTGGTCAGCGACGGCGGCTTCAGCGCGCGCGGTCAGATTGGACAGACCCTGAGTAAAGATGGCGTCACGATGGTGGTCAGCGAGATCCGCGCCCGTCCGGATACTGAATTCACCGTGACCAAATACTCCACGCTGGGAATGATCAACAACCTGCAAAGTAACCTGACCGTTTCCGAGAATGGTAAAGAGACAGGCGTGTTGAGCCTGAACTTTACCGGTGAAGATCGGGAGAAAATCCGCGATATCCTCGACAGCATCACGCGTAACTATCTTGAGCAAAACATTGCGCGTAAATCGGAAGAGGCAGCGAAGAGTCTGGCGTTTCTGGCAAAGCAACTTCCGGAAGTGCGCAAGAATCTGGACGTAGCGGAGAACAAACTTAACGCCTTCCGTCAGGATAAAGACTCCGTCGATTTACCGCTGGAAGCCAAGGCGGTGCTGGACTCAATGGTTAACATCGACGCACAGCTTAACGAGTTGACCTTTAAAGAAGCGGAAATTTCGAAGCTTTATACGAAGGTGCACCCTGCGTACCGTACCCTGCTGGAAAAACGCAAGGCGCTGGAAGATGAAAAAGCGAAGCTCAACGGTCGCGTGACGGCGATGCCGAAAACGCAGCAGGAGATTGTACGCCTGACGCGTGACGTGGAATCGGGACAGCAGGTCTATATGCAACTGCTCAATAAGCAGCAGGAGTTGAAAATCACCGAGGCCAGCACTGTGGGGGATGTGCGCATTGTTGACCCGGCGATCGCCCAGCCCGGCGTGCTGAAGCCGAAAAAAGCGCTGATTATTCTCGGCAGTATCATTCTCGGCCTGATGCTCTCTATCGTTGGCGTGCTGTTGCGCTCGCTGTTTAACCGAGGCATTGAAAGCCCGCAGGTCCTGGAAGAGCACGGGATTAGCGTTTATGCCAGCATTCCGCTGTCGGAATGGCAGAAAGCGCGCGATAGCGTCAAAACCATCAAAGGCGTTAAGCGTTATAAACAGAGCCAACTGCTGGCGGTGGGGAACCCGACCGATCTGGCGATTGAAGCTGTGCGAAGCCTGCGTACCAGTCTGCACTTCGCCATGATGCAGGCGCAAAACAACGTACTGATGTTGACTGGGGTCAGTCCGTCGATCGGTAAAACCTTTGTCTGTGCCAACCTCGCGGCGGTGATTAGCCAGACCAATAAGCGGGTGCTGCTCATCGACTGCGATATGCGTAAAGGTTATACCCACGAACTGCTCGGCACCAACAATGTGAACGGTCTGTCTGAGATTCTGGTTGGAAAAGGGGAGATCGCCTCATGTGCGAAACCGACGTCGATACCGAATTTCGATCTCGTACCGCGTGGTCAGGTACCACCGAACCCGTCTGAATTGCTGATGGGCGAGCGTTTTGGCGAGCTTCTACGCTGGGCCAGCAGCCATTACGATCTGGTGTTGATTGATACGCCACCGATCCTCGCCGTGACTGACGCCGCGATTGTTGGTCGCCACGCGGGTACGACGCTGATGGTGGCACGTTACGCCGTCAACACCCTCAAAGAGGTGGAAACCAGCCTCAGCCGCTTCGAGCAGAACGGCATTCAGGTGAAAGGGGTGATCCTCAACTCTATCTTCCGCCGCGCGACCGGGTACCAGGATTACGGGTACTACGAGTACGAATATAAGTCTGATTCCAAATAA
- the wzb gene encoding low molecular weight protein-tyrosine-phosphatase Wzb, translating to MFNKILVVCVGNICRSPTAERLLKHYHPELTVASAGLGALVGKGADPSALSVAAAHDISLEGHCARQLTGRMCREYDLILTMEKRHIASLLELAPEMRGKVMLFGHWDDEREIPDPYRKSREAFEAVYALLERSARHWAQALNAEQVK from the coding sequence ATGTTTAACAAAATTCTGGTCGTCTGCGTGGGGAACATTTGCCGTTCCCCAACGGCAGAGCGCTTGCTAAAGCACTATCACCCGGAACTGACGGTAGCGTCGGCCGGACTCGGTGCGCTGGTGGGAAAAGGGGCTGATCCGTCGGCGCTGAGCGTCGCAGCAGCCCACGATATCTCTCTGGAAGGCCACTGCGCGCGCCAACTGACCGGGCGTATGTGCCGGGAGTACGACCTCATTCTGACTATGGAGAAACGGCACATCGCCTCGCTGCTCGAACTTGCGCCGGAGATGCGAGGCAAGGTCATGCTGTTCGGTCACTGGGACGATGAGCGCGAAATTCCCGATCCGTATCGTAAAAGCCGTGAGGCGTTTGAAGCGGTGTACGCATTACTTGAACGGTCTGCTCGCCACTGGGCGCAGGCACTGAACGCAGAGCAGGTAAAATAA